Proteins encoded by one window of Vicinamibacterales bacterium:
- a CDS encoding alpha-hydroxy acid oxidase encodes MPIVNIEDFRQAARRRLPRPVFEYIDGGADGEVTLRENVRAFEDISLHPRSAVDSPAIDLSTTILGTPIAMPIILAPVGSSRMFWPRGEAVAAGVAGDVGTIYCLSTLSGTPLEEVKAATTGPAWFQLYLCGGRDIAAQGVQRAKEAGYSALVLTIDTAVAGMRERDLRNGSKEMITGKWLPMLPYLPEIIRHPAWLRGFLGDGGLMQFPNVRLKDGPMPYADVAAALAQSTVTWDDLKWIRQIWDRPIIVKGVQIADDARRAADAGVQAIVVSNHGGRQLDTVWPTIRVLPDVVKAAGDRVEVLLDGGIRRGSDVVKALCLGARAVLIGRAYAYGLAAAGAPGVRQSIDILRADLHRTLKLLGCASVRDLGASYVSRDRW; translated from the coding sequence GTGCCCATCGTCAATATCGAAGACTTCCGGCAGGCGGCGCGCCGGCGGTTGCCGCGGCCGGTGTTTGAGTACATCGACGGCGGCGCCGATGGCGAAGTGACGCTGCGCGAGAACGTCCGCGCCTTCGAAGACATCAGCCTTCACCCGCGATCGGCGGTCGATTCTCCGGCGATCGATCTCTCGACCACCATCCTCGGCACGCCGATCGCGATGCCGATCATCCTGGCGCCGGTCGGCAGCAGCCGCATGTTCTGGCCGCGGGGCGAGGCGGTCGCCGCGGGCGTCGCCGGCGATGTCGGCACGATCTATTGCCTGTCGACGCTCTCGGGCACGCCGCTCGAGGAAGTCAAGGCGGCGACGACGGGCCCCGCCTGGTTCCAGCTCTATCTCTGCGGCGGCCGCGACATCGCCGCGCAGGGCGTGCAGCGCGCCAAGGAAGCCGGCTACTCGGCGCTGGTCCTGACGATCGACACCGCGGTCGCCGGCATGCGGGAGCGCGATCTGCGCAACGGCTCCAAGGAGATGATCACCGGCAAGTGGCTGCCGATGCTCCCGTATCTTCCCGAGATCATCCGGCACCCGGCGTGGCTGCGCGGCTTCCTCGGCGATGGCGGCCTGATGCAGTTCCCGAACGTCAGGCTGAAGGACGGGCCGATGCCGTACGCCGATGTCGCCGCCGCCCTCGCTCAGTCGACGGTCACCTGGGACGACCTGAAATGGATCCGGCAGATCTGGGATCGGCCAATCATCGTCAAAGGGGTGCAGATCGCGGACGATGCGCGCCGCGCCGCCGACGCGGGGGTCCAGGCAATCGTCGTCTCGAACCACGGCGGCCGCCAGCTCGATACGGTGTGGCCGACCATACGCGTGCTGCCGGATGTCGTGAAGGCGGCCGGTGATCGCGTCGAGGTGCTGCTCGACGGCGGCATCCGGCGCGGCAGCGACGTGGTGAAAGCCCTGTGCCTCGGCGCCAGGGCCGTGCTGATCGGCCGCGCCTACGCCTATGGCCTCGCAGCGGCCGGGGCGCCCGGCGTCCGGCAGTCGATCGACATCCTGCGCGCCGATCTGCACCGCACGCTGAAGCTGCTCGGGTGCGCGTCCGTGCGGGACCTCGGCGCGTCGTACGTCAGCCGCGATCGCTGGTAG